Within the Thermostichus lividus PCC 6715 genome, the region TCACCCACACGTAGGGGGCATTCACCCCCCCATAAACCGCCATCCCTGCTTTACTGAGGCGATCGCGAATCAGGCGGGCATTTTCAAGGTAAAGGCTCACTAATTGGCGCACTTGGGTTTGACCCTCTGGAGAATAGACCGCCTCAGCACCGCGCTGCACAATGTAGGAAACGCCGTTAAACTTGGTGGACTGTCGCCGTTGCCACAGTGACCAGAGATCTACAGCGTCGCCGCTAGGGGTATAGCCTTTCAGCCCCTTGGGCACAACTGTAAAGGCGCAACGGGTGCCCGTAAAACCAGCATTCTTAGAAAATGAGCGAAACTCGATGGCACAGTCCCGTGCGCCTGGAATTTCGTAGATGGAGTGGGGGATGGCAGGATCGGTGATGAATGCTTCGTAGGCAGCATCAAAAAAGAGAATAGCGCGGTGCGTGCGGGCATAGTCCACCCACGCCTGCAAATGCTCGCGGCTGGCCACCGCACCCGTTGGATTATTGGGAAAGCACAAATACACCAAGTCAACGGGGTCACTGGGGAGGGTGGCGGTAAAGTTATTTTCGGCGGTAATGGGTAAATACACTAATCCGGCATACTCGCCGCGATCGTTGGCCTCGCCGGTATGCCCTGCCATGACGTTGGTATCCACATAAACGGGATAGACCGGATCAGTCACAGCAATTTTATTGCTATCACCAAAAATATCCAGAATATTGCCGGTATCACATTTCGAGCCATCGGAGATAAAGATTTCACTGGCATCAATGTCGCAGCCACGGGCTTGAAAATCATGGGCCGCAATTTTTTCACGCAGCCAACTGTAGCCCTGTTCGGGGCCATAGCCTTTGAAGGTGGCGCGATCGCCCATCTCCTCCACCGCTTTGATCATGGCTTCACGGCAGGCGGCGGGCAAGGGTTCGGTCACATCCCCAATGCCTAAGCGAATGAGGGGAGCATCGGGATGATCCTTGAGAAAGTGATTGACGCGGCGGCTAATTTCCGGGAACAGGTAACCGGCTTTTAACTTGAGGTAGTTTGCGTTAACAACAGCCATAGGGGTGGAGGTATCGAAAATATAACGGCAACTAACGGCAGGGCGCTGCATCCATACTCTGCGCTCTACGCAATCGTGGCTAGAACAAACAAAGTGTATCAGGATTCGAGGACGGCGGTGAGACGAGTCTGGGCAAGGTCTAGTGCCGCTGCTAATTTTTCTGGCTGTGAGCCACCCGCCTGCGCCATGGTGGGCCGACCGCCGCCGCCCCCACCACAGACCTTGGCCAGTTCTGCCACCAATTGACCGGCATGAACCCCCCGCTGCACCACCTCTGCGCTAGCCGTTACAATGAGATTCACTTTCGCTGGGGCGGGTTGAGTCCCCAGAACCACGACCCCTTGCCCCAGTTTGCTCAGGAGCCACTCCGCAGCGGTTTTTAGACCTTGGGGATCCACACCGTCTAAGCGGCTAATGAGGACGGCGGTGCCACCGATCGTTTGCACGTCCCCTAGCAGGGCCTGGGTTTTGGCAAGGGCTAGCTCGGTGTTAAGCTGCGCTAGCTGCTTTTGTTTGGTTTTGACCTCCTCTTGGAGTTGGCTGACTCGCTCTAGGATCTCGTCTGGTTTGGCTTTGAAGCGATCGCACAGGTTCCGGACAATGGCATCCCGCTGCTGTAAGTAATCGCGCACGGCAGCCCCAGCAATGGCTTCAATGCGACGAATACCTGCGGCAACGCCACTTTCACTAATGATCTTGAACAGGCCAATTTCGGCGGTATTGCTGACGTGGGTGCCGCCGCAGAGTTCCATCGAAACCCCCGGAATATCCAGAACGCGCACCTGTTCGCCGTATTTTTCCCCAAACATAGCGATCGCCCCTTTGGCTTTGGCCTCGTTGATCGCCATGATGGTGGCAGAGGTGGGATGGCTTTCGCTAATCCAAGCATTGACTTGATCTTCGACCTGTTGCAGTTCGTCGTGGCTGAGGGCACGGGGGCAGTTAAAGTCAAACCGCAGGCGATCAAAGGCAACAAGGGAACCTGCTTGGGCAATATTCTCGTCAATGAGTTTTTTCAGAGCCGCTTGCAACAGATGGGTAGCGGTATGGTGTGCCTGTACCCGCCGCCGACAACTCAGGTCAATTTGGGCGGTGAGGCGATCGCCCACCTTGAGGGTGCCCCGCTCCACTTTGCCATAGTGGATAAACACCTCCCTCTGTTTTTGGACATCGGCAATACGCACAAGGCAATCGGTACCTGCTAAATAGCCGCGATCGCCAATTTGCCCGCCAGACTCGGCATAGAAGGGGGTTTGCGCCAAAATGACTTGGACATTGTCCCCCGCTGCGGCGGTCTCTGCTGGATGCCCCCCCACAAGGAGAGCAGTCACAGTTGTGGTCACAGCAGACTGGTTATAGCCGCAGAATTCGGTAGGATGCAGTTCCTCGCCCAGGGAATCTAGCCCTTCTTGCACTGTAATATCAATGGTTTCATGAGCTGCTTGTGAGCGTTGGCGCTGCTCGGCCATACAGGTTTCGAACCCAGCGACATCGACACCAATCCCCTGCTCAGCAGCAATCTCTTGCGTTAATTCCAGCGGAAACCCATAGGTGTCAAAAAGAATGAACGCATCGCGCCCCGACAGTTGAGCAGCCTTCTGTTTCTTGTGCTTTGGCCGCTTCAGGGGTGCTAGCATATCCGCCAAGAGCTTCTCGCCGCGATCTAGGGTTTTGAGGAACTGCTCTTCCTCGCGCTGTAACTCACTGAGAATCACTGAGCGCCGCTCTTGCAAGTTCGGATACACTGGAGCCGCCAACTCTATTGCCACCGTGGCCAACTGGGGGGTGATGACATCGCTAATGCCCAGCAAACGGCTATGGCGGACAATGCGCCGAATCAGCCGCCGCAGCACATACCCACGCCCGACATTGCTGGCGGTGACCCCATCAGCAATGAGGTGCACCACTGCCCGACTGTGGTCGCCAATCACCTTTAGGGATGTTTGTTGGCTGGCATTTGCTCTAGAGTAGGTCAGCCCCGCTAGGGTTGCTGCCGCTGTCATGATAGGGAAGATCAAATCCGTTTCGTAGTTATTAGGAACGCCCTGTAGCACCTGCGCCATGCGCTCTAGCCCCATGCCAGTATCGATATTTTTGGCGCTGAGAGGGGTGCGATGCCCTTCATCGTCTTGGTTCAATTCCATGAACACCAAGTTATATAGCTCAATAAACCGGCGATCGTCCTCCAGATCAATAGCGTCCAAGCCCTTTTCAGGGTAGAAATCATAGTAAATTTCTGAACACGGGCCACACGGACCCGTTGGGCCAGCACTCCAGAAGTTACTGTCTTCGCCCATGCGTTGAATGCGCTCTTTGGGCAAGCCCACTTGGCGATGCCAAAGCTCAAACGCCTCGTCATCCTTTTCAAACACGCTCACCAAGAGGCGCTCTTCCGGCAGGCCATAGACGGTGGTCATCAGTTCCCACGCCCAGGCGATCGCCTCCGCTTTGAAGTAATCCCCAAAGCTGAAATTTCCCAGCATTTCAAAGAATGTGTGGTGGCGGGCAGTGCGACCCACATTTTCGATATCATTGGTTCGCAAGCACTTTTGTGCCGTCGTGGCACGAGGCACGGTTCGCGGCTGCTGCCCCAGAAAAATTGGCTTAAAGGGTAACATTCCAGCAATGGTGAGCAAGACCGTTGGATCCTCAGGAATTAACGAGGCGCTGGGGAGGATCGTATGTCCCTTGGCGGCATAAAACTCAAGAAATTTTTGGCGAATTTGATCACCACTGAGGGCAGTGATCGCCGACGAAGAAGGGGACGAAGTCATAGTAACGGCATCTCGACGGGGTAGCAGTCAGACTACTATTATAGAGATGTGGGCGGGCTAAAACCCCTCCGCTTTAGCGAGGGGATACAGCCAACTCAGGGGGCTTTAGCCCTCTCTATGTGTTAAACTAGAGACGTGGAAAGTAGGCGTATCAACTACGCGAAGAAACATCCTAGTACGGAGAGATCCCGGCAAGTAAGTCACTACCGCTTTGGCGGCAAGCCTAAACCACTGCAAGCAATGGCAGGATGTTGAGCGTATCGAATTGGCTAGTGTTGAAAAGCGCGAAACCACGAACCGAAACATAAACGTAGTCCCAATAGCAGAAATGCTTGAGGTGAGTAGGGGGTCTTTGACTGCCCCCACCCGCATTAAGTTGTGGGTGACAGCTCAAGGGAAAAGCGAAGCAACGCGGCTTCAGCCCGTTGCGTAGCATCCTTTGGGAATCCCCTCTCTTTCAAGGAGGGGAGAAGTCAAATTTGCTTAGCCCTGCGACAACGGCCACCCCCTAAATTCGTTGGGGAGGGGAATCGAGTGCCGTAAACAGTAGCGCAAATACATCAATTGCCGCCCAAGGTAATTATGCCCTTGGCGATCGCGCCCACAACCCCAATAGCTATCTACAGGAGAGTCTTCTACAAGATCCTCCTCTTCAGTTGCCAGCAATAACTGGCGCAACGCTGCGTGAGTCGTAAACTTAGCCACCAGTGCCCGCCACATTACCTGCTGCTTAACCTGTTCCCAATCCTGACGCACCGGATAGGTAGGATCACGCCCCAATTGTGCTGCCGCACGAGCAGTGGGGGCAGTGCGAATCCTATGGCCAAGCGCATCATAGGCGGTTCCTAAAAACTTATGGGCTTGGTAATAATGCTCTACTGTTGGCCAGTAGTAATTGTCCAACCAAAATCCATGACGAGAAAAATTTGAAAAATCACCATAGGCATCTTTAAGATGATAAAAGTAAATTGTCATTGTTGTCAAATATCGAGGTAGCGCACCACAATTATTAATTATTAAAGGATGAGGCTGAAGCTGAGATCATCATGACGCAGATGAGGAATTAATTGTCAAGCCAAACGAGATCAAGTGCAGGGTCATCGCCAGAAATACCTGTGGCATCACCGTTCGGCCTGCCACTTGCCAGAAGGATTTAGGGTGCGGTTTGCAAACGCGGGATACGCCTGCCCCACCTTGCGTTTTGTAAACGCTATATTATTTTTCTAGGGATTCAGCTATCACTAGGGTATTGCCCTCCACTCCAGAAGTATTGAAATTCAAAAAGAACGGTAAAGAAAAAGCCTAAAAGCGGAAAACCTTTTAGACTTGACGTTAGTTATTTAACGTCAAAGGGTTAACATGGGGAATGCTGCGAAAAGATTGCGTGGATGGCGCATTTGGACAGTTCTTGTCTTTACTGGAGTGGGTGTGCTGGAAATGGGGAGGGTACTTTGCGAAAGTCAATCCCAACGGCACTTGCCAAACCTGTCCGAGCAGTGTTGCGACTGTTAGCAACAGCTTGGAGGTGAGAGGACATCGTTGTTCTGAGTGTGGGTATCGAATGCATCGTGACCATGCGGCATATGCTAAAATCTACGATCTGGCATTATAGATAGCGTTTACCTATGCCCAAAGTTCTGGTTTCCGATCCCATTGAGCAGGTGGGGCTTGATTTACTTGCCCAAGTCGCCCAAGTCGATGTCAAAGTTGGCCTCTCCAGCGAAGAACTCATCAAAATTATTCCCGAGTACGATGCGCTGATGATTCGATCAGGCACTAAGGTGACCAAAGATGTAATTGAGGCGGCCAGCCAACTGAAAATTATTGGCCGTGCTGGGTAGGGGTCGATAACGTTGATGTGCCTGCGGCCACCCGCAAAGGCATTATGGTGGTCAACTCTCCGGAAGGGAATACTATTGCTGCGGCTGAGCATACTCTGGCATTGATGCTGTCCTTGGCACGCCATATTCCTGATGCTAATGCCTCGGTCAAAGGTGGTGAATGGGATCGTAAACGCTACACGGGCGTGGAAATCTACAAAAAAACCCTTGGCATCATCGGTCTAGGCAAAATTGGCTCCCATGTGGCTACCGTTGCTCGTGCGATGGGGATGAAGCTCTTAGCCTACGACCCCTATCTGTCAACAGAGCGCGCTGATCAACTGGGGTGCCGCCTTGTGGAGTTAGATGTCCTGTTTGCTGAGTCTGACTTTATTACCCTGCACCTACCCAAAACACCGGAAACCCAACACCTGATCAACGCCAATACCATTGCCAAAATGAAGCCCACGGCTCGCATTATTAACTGTGCTCGTGGCGGCATCATTAATGAGTCAGACCTAGCGGCAGCCTTGAAAGCAGGTAAATTAGCAGGAGCTGCTCTCGATGTGTTTGAAAACGAACCCCTCGAACCCGACTCAGTGCTGCGCTCTCTGGGAATGGAAGCCATTTTAACACCTCACCTCGGTGCCTCAACTGAAGAAGCTCAGGTCAATGTAGCCATTGATGTGGCCGAGCAAATCCGAGATGTGCTGCTGGGGCTGCCCGCACGCTCTGCGGTCAATATTCCGGGGTTGCGGCCAGATCTACTTGAGCAATTGTCACCCTATATGCAGTTGGCGGAAACGCTGGGGAATCTGGTTGGCCAGTTGGCAGGAGGACGGGTTGAAGCCCTTGAGGTACGCCTCCAAGGGGAGTTGGCAACCAATGACAGCCAACCCATCGTGATTGCGGCGCTGAAGGGGTTACTCTCTCCAGCCCTACGGGAGCGGGTCAACTATGTCAATGCAGGCTTAGAGGCGAAAGAGCGGGGGATTCGGGTGGTGGAAACCCGCGATGAATCTCAGCGAGACTATGCTGGCTCCCTAACGCTGATTGCTAAAAGCTCCTCTGAAAGTCGTTCCGTCTCCGGTGCCTTACTTGGTCACAGTGAGTTACGCATTACCAGTATTGACGATTTCCCGATTAGTGTATCGCCTACGCGCTATATGCTTTTAACGCTGCACCGCGATATGCCGGGTATTATTGGCAAAATTGGCTCGCAGTTGGGCAGTTTTAATGTGAATATTGCCAGTATGCAGGTAGGACGCAAGATGGTGCGCGGCAATGCGGTGATGGTGATCAGTCTTGATGACCCCCTGCCGGAGGGGCTGCTGGAGGAAATTCTCAAGGTTCCCGGTATTCGTGATGCCTACATCGTCAACCTTTAGGCTATTTGTGTGATTCAACGCTGGTGGGAAATTTCGGTCACCTGCCAAGCCGCCGCTGAGGAGGTTGTCTATTGGCGGCTGCAATGTTTTGGTTGCGAGGGGGTGGCCACCCAGCAGCAGCAGGGTCGTATTCTGATTCAGGGGTATGTTCCCCAGCAGCAGATCACGCTGTTGGATATTGCTGCGTTGGGTGTATGGATTGAACAGGATGTGGTGGCGCAGGGGTACTTGCCGCCTAAGCTACAGTGGCAACTGGTGAATGAGCAGGACTGGGCCCATAGTTGGCAAGCCTACTGGCATCCTTTACCGGTGGGCGATCGCCTGTTGATTTGTCCTGCGTGGGAGGATCCGGCGATTGACGAGCAACGCTTTTTGCTGAAGCTAGATCCTGGCATGGCCTTTGGCACCGGCACCCATGCTACTACCCAACTGTGC harbors:
- a CDS encoding LL-diaminopimelate aminotransferase; translated protein: MAVVNANYLKLKAGYLFPEISRRVNHFLKDHPDAPLIRLGIGDVTEPLPAACREAMIKAVEEMGDRATFKGYGPEQGYSWLREKIAAHDFQARGCDIDASEIFISDGSKCDTGNILDIFGDSNKIAVTDPVYPVYVDTNVMAGHTGEANDRGEYAGLVYLPITAENNFTATLPSDPVDLVYLCFPNNPTGAVASREHLQAWVDYARTHRAILFFDAAYEAFITDPAIPHSIYEIPGARDCAIEFRSFSKNAGFTGTRCAFTVVPKGLKGYTPSGDAVDLWSLWQRRQSTKFNGVSYIVQRGAEAVYSPEGQTQVRQLVSLYLENARLIRDRLSKAGMAVYGGVNAPYVWVKTPNGMSSWDFFDTLLHTCYVVGTPGAGFGAAGEGYLRLSAFNSQANVIEAMARVVATLG
- the alaS gene encoding alanine--tRNA ligase, whose protein sequence is MTSSPSSSAITALSGDQIRQKFLEFYAAKGHTILPSASLIPEDPTVLLTIAGMLPFKPIFLGQQPRTVPRATTAQKCLRTNDIENVGRTARHHTFFEMLGNFSFGDYFKAEAIAWAWELMTTVYGLPEERLLVSVFEKDDEAFELWHRQVGLPKERIQRMGEDSNFWSAGPTGPCGPCSEIYYDFYPEKGLDAIDLEDDRRFIELYNLVFMELNQDDEGHRTPLSAKNIDTGMGLERMAQVLQGVPNNYETDLIFPIMTAAATLAGLTYSRANASQQTSLKVIGDHSRAVVHLIADGVTASNVGRGYVLRRLIRRIVRHSRLLGISDVITPQLATVAIELAAPVYPNLQERRSVILSELQREEEQFLKTLDRGEKLLADMLAPLKRPKHKKQKAAQLSGRDAFILFDTYGFPLELTQEIAAEQGIGVDVAGFETCMAEQRQRSQAAHETIDITVQEGLDSLGEELHPTEFCGYNQSAVTTTVTALLVGGHPAETAAAGDNVQVILAQTPFYAESGGQIGDRGYLAGTDCLVRIADVQKQREVFIHYGKVERGTLKVGDRLTAQIDLSCRRRVQAHHTATHLLQAALKKLIDENIAQAGSLVAFDRLRFDFNCPRALSHDELQQVEDQVNAWISESHPTSATIMAINEAKAKGAIAMFGEKYGEQVRVLDIPGVSMELCGGTHVSNTAEIGLFKIISESGVAAGIRRIEAIAGAAVRDYLQQRDAIVRNLCDRFKAKPDEILERVSQLQEEVKTKQKQLAQLNTELALAKTQALLGDVQTIGGTAVLISRLDGVDPQGLKTAAEWLLSKLGQGVVVLGTQPAPAKVNLIVTASAEVVQRGVHAGQLVAELAKVCGGGGGGRPTMAQAGGSQPEKLAAALDLAQTRLTAVLES
- a CDS encoding NADAR family protein produces the protein MTIYFYHLKDAYGDFSNFSRHGFWLDNYYWPTVEHYYQAHKFLGTAYDALGHRIRTAPTARAAAQLGRDPTYPVRQDWEQVKQQVMWRALVAKFTTHAALRQLLLATEEEDLVEDSPVDSYWGCGRDRQGHNYLGRQLMYLRYCLRHSIPLPNEFRGWPLSQG
- a CDS encoding transposase; translation: MLRKDCVDGAFGQFLSLLEWVCWKWGGYFAKVNPNGTCQTCPSSVATVSNSLEVRGHRCSECGYRMHRDHAAYAKIYDLAL